The window CTGTGGATGGCGCTGGGGTTCCTCACCAAGGGACCCATCGCGATCGGCCTGCCGGTGTTGGTCGGCGTGCCGTGGATGCTCTGGTCCGGCCGCCTCGGCGTGCTGTGGGCGCTGTTACGCCAGCCCGCCGGTTGGGCGGCCTTCGTGGTCGTCGCCGCCCCCTGGTACATCGCCAATACCATCACGCCGGAGGGGCGGGAGTTTCTGCGCGGCTTCTTCCTCGACCACAACCTGGCGCGCTACGCGACCACCCGGGAGGGCCACGGCGGTGCCTACTGGTACTACCTGCCCCTCGCGCCCTTGCTGCTGATGCCCTTTGCCGGCTGGTTCCTGAGCAGCTTTGCGCGCCTGCCGCGGATCATGAACGCGCCGCTGGATCGCTACCTGTGGCTGTGGTTCTTCGTGGTTCTGATCGTCTTCTCCCTCTCCGCCACCCAGCTGCCGCATTACCTCGTCTACGGCATGACGCCGCTCTTCATCCTGTTCGGGCGCTACTACGCGCACTTCACCAATCGCTGGCTGTGCTTTACGCCGGCGATCGTGTTCTTCGCGATCCTGGCCCTGGTGCCGTCCTTGCTGCCGATCGCCCTCGAGTCCGCCCCCCTGCCCGGCGTCGCCCCCGAAGTGGCGGCTCAGATCGGCCGCGAGGCCGCGGGTTGGCCTTACGCCGTTGCTAGCTTGACGGCGCTCGTGCTCAGCGTGGTCATCGCGATGGAGCGACGCATTCACCCCTGGCACGGCATGTTGCTCCTGGGGTTGGTGCAGGCGGTGCTGATCGGTCTGTTCGTCGCGCCCACCGCCGCCCGCCTGGAACAGACCCACATCCGCGCTGCGGGTCAGGCGGCCGCCGCCCTGGAGGGCGAGACCGTCGTCGCCTACCGCTACCGGCGCCCGAGCTTCAGCGTCTATCGCAACGCCGTAACGCCCCATCGCGCGCCCCTGCCGGGTGAGGTGGTGTTCACCCAGCCCTCGACCCTGAGCGCATTCCTGGAGGAACAGGGGCTGTCCGCGGACACCCTCTTTGAAAGTGGCGCCGTCGTGCTGGCGCGGGTGTCAGGTGGTGCTGAGACGTCACGCCCTGCGGCGGCAGATACCCCCGAAGCAACCCCCACCACACCTCTTGAGCCGACATCGCCTATCGGCGCAGAGGCCCCGATCGAGTCGGGTATACAGTTCGAGCTGGACGTGGGCGGGGAGGACACGTCTCCACCACGAACCGAGGAGGACACCGGCGATGGCCCTTCCGATGAAACACCACCGCAAGCGCCGGCACTGCCGCAGGCCGCCGGGGAGCTAATCGATCCCGAAGCAGCGCCGGAGCCATCGCAAAGCGATGCGCCCGCCGACGTGTCAAGCCCCCCTGATGACGAAGCCGAGGGCGCCGACACACCTGATGCTCCGGAGGAGGAGAAGTCCGATCCCCCCTCTGCCCTGCCCTGAGCGCATAACGCTGCGCGACCTCTAGTGCCCATGCGATTGCGGGAAACGCTTGCACACGCTGCCGCTCGACGCGGGGATGCCATCGCGCCTGGCGCTTTTTCCTGGCTGTTCACGCTGAGCGCACTGTGCGCCGCGCTGGGGATCGGGTTGTTCGCCATCGACGGCTCTCACCAGATCGGTTTTGTCCCCTTCAACGCCCTGGCGCGACCGGCGCCGGACTGGTTGTTGGCGAACCTCACCGAGGTGGGCAACACCGCCGTGTTGGTCGCAGTGGCTTTGGTGACGGCGCGCCGCCACCCGCAGCTGCTGATCGCGTTGGTGGTTGCCGTGCTCTTCGGGGCGATCGTGATCAATGTGCTTAAGGATGCCTTCGCCGTACCTCGACCACCCGCCGTACTGGACCCCCAGAGCTTTCGCCTGGTGGGTGATGCACATCAGCGCGGCAGCTTTCCCTCCGGACACACGTTTGCCACCTTTAGCGTAGCCGCCATCGCCCTCGGGTTCGTCACCCAGCCGATGGCTCGCCTATCGATTATCATCGGTGCCGTGTGCGTAGCCTGCGCGCGGGTCTGGGTGGGCGTGCACTGGCCTCTCGACCTGGTCGGCGGGGCCTTCGGCGGACTGTTGACGGGCGCCCTGGCCCTCGCCGTGAGCCGCCACTGGCATGGGGGCTTCCATCCGTTTGCACACCTCGCCATGGTGAGCGTCGCCGTGCTGTCCAACGTCGTGCTCATCATCGGCGGCACCAACTATGCGGCAGCCGATCCGCTGATGCGCACCGTGGCCTTGGCGAGCACGCTGGTCGTGGCGTGGCA is drawn from Pseudomonadota bacterium and contains these coding sequences:
- a CDS encoding phosphatase PAP2 family protein, yielding MRLRETLAHAAARRGDAIAPGAFSWLFTLSALCAALGIGLFAIDGSHQIGFVPFNALARPAPDWLLANLTEVGNTAVLVAVALVTARRHPQLLIALVVAVLFGAIVINVLKDAFAVPRPPAVLDPQSFRLVGDAHQRGSFPSGHTFATFSVAAIALGFVTQPMARLSIIIGAVCVACARVWVGVHWPLDLVGGAFGGLLTGALALAVSRHWHGGFHPFAHLAMVSVAVLSNVVLIIGGTNYAAADPLMRTVALASTLVVAWQYLRPTPGPTAPTE
- a CDS encoding glycosyltransferase family 39 protein; protein product: MRFLYNPWGLIVIASVVFALGAWDTPLFDKDEGAFAEATREMLESGQYLITTLDGEPRHDKPILIYWAQALSVKLLGTTELAFRLPSILAALLWALALYRFTRQTLGRDEGGIATFSFVTALMVSLVGKWATADALLNLFIALTMFDAWRFAEHRDPKHGWRVYLWMALGFLTKGPIAIGLPVLVGVPWMLWSGRLGVLWALLRQPAGWAAFVVVAAPWYIANTITPEGREFLRGFFLDHNLARYATTREGHGGAYWYYLPLAPLLLMPFAGWFLSSFARLPRIMNAPLDRYLWLWFFVVLIVFSLSATQLPHYLVYGMTPLFILFGRYYAHFTNRWLCFTPAIVFFAILALVPSLLPIALESAPLPGVAPEVAAQIGREAAGWPYAVASLTALVLSVVIAMERRIHPWHGMLLLGLVQAVLIGLFVAPTAARLEQTHIRAAGQAAAALEGETVVAYRYRRPSFSVYRNAVTPHRAPLPGEVVFTQPSTLSAFLEEQGLSADTLFESGAVVLARVSGGAETSRPAAADTPEATPTTPLEPTSPIGAEAPIESGIQFELDVGGEDTSPPRTEEDTGDGPSDETPPQAPALPQAAGELIDPEAAPEPSQSDAPADVSSPPDDEAEGADTPDAPEEEKSDPPSALP